One region of Streptomyces sp. CG4 genomic DNA includes:
- the glnA gene encoding type I glutamate--ammonia ligase, whose protein sequence is MFQNADEAKKFIADEDVKFVDVRFCDLPGVMQHFTVPVEAFDPDDELAFDGSSIRGFQAIHESDMALRADLSTARVDPFRRDKTLNINFFIHDPITGEQYSRDPRNVAKKAEAYLASTGIADTAYFGPEAEFYVFDSVRFATTANESFYHIDSEAGAWNTGAIEDNRGYKVRYKGGYFPVPPVDHFADLRAEISLELEKNGLKVERQHHEVGTAGQAEINYKFNTLLAAADDLQLFKYIVKNVAWRNGKTATFMPKPIFGDNGSGMHVHQSLWSNGDPLFYDEAGYAGLSDTARYYIGGILKHAPSLLAFTNPTVNSYHRLVPGFEAPINLVYSQRNRSAAMRIPITGSNPKAKRVEFRAPDSSGNPYLAFSALLLAGLDGIKNKIEPAEPIDKDLYELAPEEHANVAQVPTSLPAVLDSLEADHEFLLQGDVFTPDLIETWIDFKRTNEIAPLQLRPHPHEFELYFDV, encoded by the coding sequence ATGTTCCAGAACGCCGACGAGGCCAAGAAGTTCATCGCGGACGAGGACGTCAAGTTCGTCGACGTCCGGTTCTGCGACCTGCCGGGCGTCATGCAGCACTTCACGGTGCCCGTTGAGGCGTTCGACCCGGACGACGAGCTGGCCTTCGACGGATCGTCGATCCGCGGTTTCCAGGCCATCCACGAGTCCGACATGGCGCTGCGCGCCGACCTGTCCACCGCCCGGGTGGACCCGTTCCGCCGGGACAAGACCCTCAACATCAACTTCTTCATCCACGACCCGATCACGGGCGAGCAGTACTCCCGTGACCCGCGCAACGTGGCGAAGAAGGCCGAGGCCTACCTCGCGTCGACCGGTATCGCGGACACCGCGTACTTCGGTCCCGAGGCCGAGTTCTACGTCTTCGACAGCGTCCGCTTCGCCACCACGGCGAACGAGTCCTTCTACCACATCGACTCCGAGGCGGGCGCCTGGAACACCGGCGCCATCGAGGACAACCGTGGTTACAAGGTCCGCTACAAGGGCGGCTACTTCCCGGTCCCGCCGGTCGACCACTTCGCCGACCTGCGCGCCGAGATCTCCCTGGAGCTGGAGAAGAACGGCCTGAAGGTCGAGCGCCAGCACCACGAGGTGGGCACCGCCGGACAGGCGGAGATCAACTACAAGTTCAACACGCTGCTCGCGGCCGCCGACGACCTGCAGCTCTTCAAGTACATCGTGAAGAACGTGGCCTGGCGCAACGGCAAGACCGCGACCTTCATGCCGAAGCCGATCTTCGGTGACAACGGCTCGGGCATGCACGTGCACCAGTCGCTGTGGAGCAACGGCGACCCGCTGTTCTACGACGAGGCCGGTTACGCGGGTCTGTCGGACACCGCCCGCTACTACATCGGCGGCATCCTCAAGCACGCCCCGTCGCTGCTGGCCTTCACCAACCCGACGGTGAACTCGTACCACCGTCTGGTGCCGGGCTTCGAGGCGCCGATCAACCTGGTGTACTCGCAGCGCAACCGCTCCGCGGCCATGCGTATCCCGATCACCGGCTCCAACCCGAAGGCCAAGCGCGTCGAGTTCCGCGCGCCCGACTCCTCCGGCAACCCGTACCTGGCCTTCTCGGCCCTGCTGCTCGCGGGTCTGGACGGCATCAAGAACAAGATCGAGCCGGCCGAGCCGATCGACAAGGACCTGTACGAGCTGGCTCCCGAGGAGCACGCGAACGTCGCCCAGGTCCCGACCTCGCTGCCGGCCGTCCTCGACTCGCTCGAGGCCGACCACGAGTTCCTCCTCCAGGGCGACGTCTTCACGCCGGACCTGATTGAGACGTGGATCGACTTCAAGCGCACCAACGAGATCGCGCCGCTCCAGCTGCGTCCGCACCCGCACGAGTTCGAGCTGTACTTCGACGTGTGA
- a CDS encoding RDD family protein has product MDNRQALGSWLSGPRAAMEEAGADFGYRGEQLGLPEEGPNSVARPGRRLGALAVDWGLSVLIAYGLITHGYSPATSNWALGVFFVMSALTVGTVGFTPGKRLFGIRVVALRTGTVSPVRALIRTVLLCLAIPALIWDRDGRGLHDRFAQTVEVRI; this is encoded by the coding sequence GTGGACAACAGGCAAGCACTCGGATCGTGGCTCTCCGGGCCCCGCGCGGCCATGGAAGAGGCCGGTGCGGACTTCGGCTACCGGGGTGAGCAGCTGGGCCTCCCGGAGGAGGGGCCGAACTCCGTCGCCCGCCCGGGCCGACGGCTCGGCGCGCTCGCGGTGGACTGGGGTCTGAGTGTCCTGATCGCATACGGGCTGATCACCCATGGCTACAGCCCCGCTACCAGCAACTGGGCCCTCGGCGTCTTCTTCGTCATGAGCGCCCTGACCGTCGGCACGGTCGGCTTCACACCGGGTAAGCGACTGTTCGGCATCCGGGTGGTGGCCCTGCGGACCGGCACGGTGAGCCCGGTGCGCGCGCTGATCCGTACCGTCCTGCTGTGCCTCGCGATTCCGGCGCTGATCTGGGACCGGGACGGCCGCGGCCTGCACGACCGGTTCGCGCAGACCGTCGAAGTACGTATCTGA
- a CDS encoding flavin reductase family protein has product MTDAQDVVAPEVTPEEFRDAMARFPSGVVVVTARCADGTPRGFTASSFCSVSLEPPLVLVCLSDAADSAAVFARCDHFAVSVLAPEHKPLALLFATKGADKFSDALLQPSPTGLPTVQQAPVQLDCAAYARYPAGDHTILIGRVTGVRLGEGAPMVYCEREFRTLN; this is encoded by the coding sequence ATGACCGATGCTCAGGATGTGGTGGCGCCCGAGGTGACGCCGGAGGAGTTCCGGGACGCCATGGCGCGCTTTCCGTCGGGCGTGGTGGTGGTGACCGCCCGCTGCGCTGACGGCACCCCGCGCGGCTTCACGGCCAGTTCCTTCTGTTCCGTCTCCCTGGAGCCACCACTGGTCCTGGTCTGCCTCTCGGACGCGGCCGACTCGGCGGCGGTCTTCGCCCGGTGCGACCACTTCGCGGTGAGCGTGCTGGCCCCCGAGCACAAGCCGCTGGCCCTGCTGTTCGCCACCAAGGGCGCGGACAAGTTCTCCGACGCCCTGCTCCAGCCGAGCCCCACCGGGCTGCCGACGGTGCAGCAGGCGCCGGTGCAGCTGGACTGTGCCGCATACGCGCGTTACCCGGCCGGGGATCACACGATCCTGATCGGCCGGGTAACGGGAGTACGGCTGGGCGAGGGCGCCCCGATGGTCTACTGCGAGCGGGAGTTCCGGACGCTGAACTGA
- a CDS encoding DUF4191 domain-containing protein, translating into MARKETAADAANAGRLKQIALTYKMTRKADKKIGLVLGAVGIGTLAVFLAIGFLLGHPVYLGIFGLLIGLLAAAIVFGRRAERAAFGQMEGQPGAAAAVLDNIGRGWTTTPAVAMNRSQDVVHRAVGKAGIVLVAEGNPNRVKSLLAAEKKKMNRIVADVPVHDVIVGTGEGQVELKKLRTTMLKFPRVLTGPQVTTTNDRLRAMGDLMSNMPLPKGPMPKGMRMPKGR; encoded by the coding sequence ATGGCGAGGAAGGAAACCGCGGCGGACGCCGCGAACGCAGGGCGACTGAAGCAGATCGCCCTCACATACAAGATGACCCGCAAGGCCGACAAGAAGATCGGTCTTGTCCTCGGGGCCGTCGGCATCGGCACCCTCGCTGTCTTTCTCGCGATCGGCTTTCTGCTCGGCCACCCCGTCTACCTGGGCATCTTCGGCCTGCTGATCGGCCTGCTGGCGGCGGCGATCGTGTTCGGCCGGCGAGCCGAGCGCGCCGCCTTCGGCCAGATGGAGGGCCAGCCGGGCGCCGCGGCCGCCGTACTGGACAACATCGGCCGGGGCTGGACGACGACTCCGGCGGTGGCGATGAACCGCAGCCAGGACGTGGTGCACCGGGCGGTCGGGAAGGCCGGCATCGTGCTGGTCGCCGAGGGCAACCCGAACCGGGTGAAGAGCCTGCTGGCCGCCGAGAAGAAGAAGATGAACCGCATCGTCGCGGACGTCCCCGTGCACGACGTGATCGTCGGCACCGGCGAGGGCCAGGTCGAGCTGAAGAAGCTGCGCACGACCATGCTGAAGTTCCCGCGCGTGCTCACCGGCCCCCAGGTGACGACCACCAACGACCGGCTGCGCGCCATGGGCGACCTGATGAGCAACATGCCACTGCCGAAGGGCCCCATGCCCAAGGGCATGCGGATGCCGAAGGGTCGCTGA
- the lipA gene encoding lipoyl synthase produces the protein MSAVAPDGRKMLRLEVRNSQTPIERKPEWIKTRAKMGPEYTKMQNLVKSEGLHTVCQEAGCPNIYECWEDREATFLIGGDQCTRRCDFCQIDTGKPEALDRDEPRRVGESVVTMDLNYATITGVARDDLEDGGAWLYAETVRQIHQQTADREGGRTKVELLAPDFNAIPEQLAEVFSARPEVFAHNVETVPRIFKRIRPGFRYERSLKVITEARDFGLVTKSNLILGMGETREEVGEALKQLHEAGCELVTITQYLRPSVRHHPVERWVKPHEFVELKEEAEQIGFSGVMSGPLVRSSYRAGRLYQMAIEKRGSYIASQAV, from the coding sequence GTGTCCGCAGTCGCACCCGACGGACGCAAGATGCTGCGCCTGGAGGTCCGCAACAGCCAGACCCCCATCGAGCGCAAGCCCGAGTGGATCAAGACCCGGGCGAAAATGGGTCCCGAGTACACGAAGATGCAGAACCTCGTGAAGAGCGAGGGCCTGCACACGGTCTGCCAGGAAGCCGGCTGCCCGAACATCTACGAGTGCTGGGAGGACCGCGAGGCGACCTTCCTCATCGGCGGCGACCAGTGCACCCGGCGCTGCGACTTCTGCCAGATCGACACCGGCAAGCCCGAGGCCCTCGACCGCGACGAGCCGCGCCGCGTCGGCGAGTCCGTGGTCACGATGGACCTGAACTACGCCACCATCACCGGCGTCGCCCGCGACGACCTGGAGGACGGCGGCGCCTGGCTGTACGCCGAGACCGTGCGCCAGATCCACCAGCAGACCGCGGACCGCGAAGGCGGCCGTACGAAGGTCGAACTGCTGGCCCCCGACTTCAACGCGATCCCCGAGCAGCTCGCCGAGGTCTTCTCCGCCCGGCCCGAGGTCTTCGCGCACAACGTCGAGACGGTCCCGCGGATCTTCAAGCGGATCCGCCCCGGCTTCCGCTACGAGCGCTCCCTGAAGGTCATCACCGAGGCCCGCGACTTCGGCCTGGTGACCAAGTCCAACCTGATCCTCGGCATGGGCGAGACCCGCGAGGAGGTCGGCGAGGCACTGAAGCAGCTGCACGAGGCGGGCTGCGAGCTGGTCACCATCACCCAGTACCTGCGCCCCTCCGTCCGGCACCACCCCGTCGAGCGCTGGGTGAAGCCGCACGAGTTCGTCGAGCTGAAGGAGGAGGCCGAGCAGATCGGCTTCTCCGGTGTGATGTCGGGCCCGCTGGTGCGGTCGTCGTACCGCGCCGGGCGCCTCTACCAGATGGCGATCGAGAAGCGTGGTTCGTACATCGCCTCACAGGCGGTGTGA
- the lipB gene encoding lipoyl(octanoyl) transferase LipB, translated as MSELRFVRMGFGADAVDYQEAWDEQRRVHAARFADEVPDTVILLEHPPVYTAGRRTADSERPLDGTPVVDVDRGGKITWHGPGQLVGYPIQKLPRPVDVVAHVRRLEEALIRTCADFSLETTRVEGRSGVWVLGDPVEQRPALGGLSLDFDPRLQDEEFDPRLNGPEYAPSNAGQRREDRKIAAIGIRVAKGVTMHGFALNVNPDNKWFDRIIPCGIRDAGVASLAGELGRDVTIEEVLPVVERHLTDILENAELKPRAIEKTSA; from the coding sequence GTGAGTGAGTTGCGGTTCGTCCGCATGGGATTCGGTGCGGATGCCGTCGATTACCAGGAGGCCTGGGACGAGCAGCGCCGGGTGCACGCGGCCCGGTTCGCGGACGAGGTCCCGGACACCGTGATCCTCCTGGAGCACCCGCCGGTGTACACCGCGGGCCGCCGCACCGCGGACAGCGAGCGCCCGCTGGACGGCACCCCGGTGGTCGACGTGGACCGCGGCGGCAAGATCACCTGGCACGGCCCGGGCCAGCTGGTGGGCTACCCGATCCAGAAGCTCCCGCGCCCGGTGGACGTGGTCGCGCACGTACGGCGCCTCGAAGAGGCGCTCATCCGCACCTGCGCCGACTTCAGTCTGGAGACCACCCGGGTCGAGGGCCGCAGCGGTGTGTGGGTGCTCGGCGACCCGGTCGAGCAGCGGCCCGCACTCGGCGGGCTGTCGCTGGACTTCGATCCGCGGCTGCAGGACGAGGAGTTCGACCCCCGGCTCAACGGCCCCGAGTACGCCCCCTCCAACGCGGGTCAGCGGCGCGAGGACCGCAAGATCGCCGCGATCGGCATCCGGGTCGCCAAGGGCGTCACGATGCACGGCTTCGCCCTGAACGTGAACCCGGACAACAAGTGGTTCGACCGGATCATCCCGTGCGGCATCCGGGACGCGGGGGTCGCCTCCCTCGCGGGCGAGCTGGGCCGGGACGTCACCATCGAGGAGGTCCTGCCGGTGGTCGAGAGGCACCTGACGGACATCCTGGAGAACGCGGAGCTGAAGCCCCGGGCGATCGAGAAGACCTCCGCCTGA
- a CDS encoding regulator — protein sequence MTDRPAQRTPNRQLAALIAEAGFSNAGLARRVDQLGLEHGLDLRYDKTSVTRWLRGQQPRGTTPALIAEVFTRRLGRRLTAQDLGLDACAPVYAGLEFAATPEEAVDIVSGLWRKDSGSHAELRKIAFTPAGLVVPSRDWLIGKPDDKVAREPAARVPPQSRPAPAKPPGRQVLVIPPRARGQAERAPGHRVTNGDINALRSVGELFRTLDDRFGGGHARQALVRYLEHECEPMLRGSYDEQSGRRLFGAAADLTRLAGWTSYDIAAHGLAQRYFVQALRLAQAAGDRAYGSYVLVTMSRQAVYLGHGREAMQLARVAQQGMGTAGPPVVQALLHACEARAHGVLGEVRACTAALVRAERALEAARPGDEVPYWAKFFDEAQLADEFGHCHRDLQQFRAAAQHAERSLQLRAPAHARSRLFCRVVLATARLGLGELDQACALAAEAAGQAAEMRSARAIEYVRDFERRLEPYRDAAPVRGYREKVAALG from the coding sequence ATGACGGATCGACCCGCGCAGCGCACCCCCAACCGCCAACTCGCCGCGCTCATCGCAGAAGCGGGGTTCTCCAACGCGGGTCTGGCCCGTCGCGTCGACCAGCTCGGCCTGGAGCACGGCCTGGACCTCAGATACGACAAGACGTCGGTCACCCGCTGGCTGCGCGGACAGCAGCCGCGGGGTACGACGCCCGCCCTCATCGCCGAGGTCTTCACCCGGCGCCTCGGGCGCAGGCTCACGGCCCAGGACCTCGGCCTTGACGCGTGCGCGCCGGTGTACGCCGGGCTGGAGTTCGCGGCCACCCCCGAGGAGGCCGTCGACATCGTCAGCGGGCTGTGGCGCAAGGACTCCGGCAGCCACGCCGAACTGCGCAAGATCGCGTTCACCCCGGCGGGGCTCGTGGTGCCCAGCCGGGACTGGCTGATCGGCAAGCCCGACGACAAGGTGGCCCGCGAACCGGCGGCCCGCGTGCCCCCGCAGAGCCGCCCGGCCCCCGCCAAGCCCCCGGGCCGGCAGGTGCTGGTGATCCCGCCCCGGGCGCGCGGGCAGGCCGAGCGCGCCCCCGGCCACCGGGTCACCAACGGCGACATCAACGCGCTGCGCTCGGTCGGTGAGCTGTTCCGCACCCTCGACGACCGCTTCGGCGGCGGCCACGCCCGGCAGGCCCTGGTGCGCTATCTGGAGCACGAGTGCGAGCCGATGCTCCGCGGCAGCTACGACGAGCAGTCCGGCCGCCGGCTGTTCGGCGCCGCGGCCGACCTGACCCGGCTCGCGGGCTGGACGTCGTACGACATCGCCGCGCACGGACTCGCCCAGCGGTACTTCGTGCAGGCCCTGCGGCTGGCCCAGGCGGCCGGTGACCGGGCGTACGGCTCCTATGTGCTGGTCACCATGAGCCGTCAGGCCGTCTATCTCGGCCACGGCCGGGAGGCCATGCAGCTGGCCCGGGTCGCCCAGCAGGGCATGGGGACCGCGGGCCCGCCGGTGGTGCAGGCGCTGCTGCACGCCTGCGAGGCGCGAGCGCACGGCGTGCTCGGTGAGGTGCGGGCGTGCACGGCGGCGCTCGTACGGGCCGAGCGCGCCCTGGAGGCGGCCCGGCCCGGGGACGAGGTGCCGTACTGGGCCAAGTTCTTCGACGAGGCGCAGCTCGCGGACGAGTTCGGGCACTGCCACCGGGATCTGCAGCAGTTCCGGGCGGCCGCCCAGCACGCCGAGCGCTCGCTCCAGCTCCGCGCGCCCGCCCACGCCCGCAGCCGGCTCTTCTGCCGGGTCGTCCTCGCCACGGCCCGCCTCGGTCTCGGCGAACTGGACCAGGCCTGCGCACTGGCCGCGGAGGCCGCCGGGCAGGCCGCCGAGATGCGGAGCGCTCGCGCGATCGAGTACGTGCGGGACTTCGAACGCCGACTGGAGCCGTATCGCGACGCGGCACCGGTGAGGGGGTACCGGGAGAAGGTGGCGGCGTTGGGCTAG
- a CDS encoding NAD(P)/FAD-dependent oxidoreductase, which yields MLEPAYQVDVVIVGAGTAGLSAAHRLTSAGISTAVLEAAPYVGGRMSTEKVDGFRLDRIGQLLSTSYPELRTTPGLDSLVLRTFAPGVLLHRDGRTQRAGAPASGGSARGALHAVRALASAPRGPAATPGRVGAPVGGAVDQARLGAALGRIAATPVERVLARPEMPAGQALAQRGMPSRTVEGFLRPLLATLLCDPELTTSSRCADLALRAFASGRLCVPEGGADVLPELLARALPPGTVRTGVRVTSVCTTSVTTAEHGEIRCRAVLLATDARAAALLLPGLRVPDFHPVTVVHHTTDEPAAAFATGTSLLLDADRGGPVAHTAVLSNVDPSRAPVGRVLISSTVLGAPPEGVDTAVRIHLSRLYRTSTRRWETLAVHHTPEAVPAMRPPHDLRRPVRLLAGLYVCGDHRDTSTVQGALHSAHRAAAAVLADLGAAGSMHRAEPAPTLPRAA from the coding sequence GTGCTTGAGCCCGCGTACCAGGTGGACGTCGTCATCGTGGGAGCCGGAACAGCCGGACTCTCGGCGGCCCATCGGCTGACCAGCGCAGGAATCTCGACCGCCGTCCTGGAGGCCGCCCCGTACGTGGGCGGCCGCATGTCGACGGAGAAGGTCGACGGCTTCCGGCTCGACCGCATCGGACAGCTGCTGTCCACGTCCTACCCCGAACTGCGCACCACCCCCGGCCTGGACTCCCTGGTCCTGCGCACCTTCGCGCCCGGCGTCCTGCTGCACCGCGACGGACGCACCCAGCGCGCGGGCGCTCCGGCGAGCGGGGGGAGCGCACGGGGCGCACTGCATGCGGTGCGCGCCCTCGCGAGCGCCCCCAGGGGGCCGGCCGCCACCCCCGGCCGGGTCGGCGCGCCGGTGGGCGGCGCGGTCGACCAGGCCCGGCTCGGCGCCGCGCTCGGCCGGATCGCCGCCACGCCCGTGGAGCGCGTCCTGGCCCGCCCCGAGATGCCCGCCGGCCAGGCCCTCGCCCAGCGCGGGATGCCGTCACGCACGGTCGAGGGCTTTCTGCGCCCGCTGCTCGCCACGCTGCTGTGCGACCCGGAGCTGACCACCTCCAGCAGGTGCGCCGACCTCGCGCTGCGCGCCTTCGCGAGCGGCCGGCTGTGCGTGCCGGAGGGCGGCGCGGACGTGCTGCCGGAGCTGCTGGCGCGGGCGCTGCCGCCCGGCACCGTGCGCACCGGTGTGCGCGTGACCTCGGTGTGCACCACCTCGGTGACCACCGCCGAGCACGGTGAGATCCGCTGCCGGGCGGTACTGCTCGCGACGGACGCGCGGGCCGCGGCGCTGCTGCTGCCGGGCCTCAGGGTGCCGGACTTCCATCCGGTGACCGTGGTCCACCACACCACCGACGAACCGGCGGCGGCCTTCGCGACGGGCACCTCCCTACTGCTCGACGCCGACCGCGGCGGGCCGGTGGCGCACACGGCGGTGCTCAGCAACGTGGACCCGAGCCGGGCGCCGGTCGGCCGGGTGCTGATCTCCTCGACGGTGCTCGGGGCTCCGCCCGAGGGCGTCGACACCGCGGTCCGCATCCACCTCTCCCGCCTCTACCGCACCTCGACGCGCCGCTGGGAGACGCTGGCCGTGCACCACACCCCGGAGGCCGTACCCGCGATGCGCCCACCGCACGACCTCCGCCGCCCGGTACGCCTCCTGGCCGGCCTGTACGTCTGCGGCGACCACCGCGACACCAGCACCGTCCAGGGAGCCCTGCACTCCGCTCACCGAGCAGCGGCGGCCGTCCTGGCGGACCTGGGCGCCGCGGGATCGATGCACCGCGCGGAACCGGCCCCGACGTTGCCGAGGGCGGCGTAA
- a CDS encoding TIGR01777 family oxidoreductase has protein sequence MERLRIAVAGASGLIGSALVRSLTADGHEVVRLVRRAATGPGEVCWDPVGQHVDAVGLTGCAAVVDLAGAGIGDRRWTPAYKRLLRDSRVLGTAALAEAVAALPEPPRVFVSGSAIGIYGDTGDRVVDEQAPPGDGFLPSLCVEWEEAAAPAQEAGVRTVFARTGLVVARGGGAWGRLFPLFRAGLGGRLGDGRQYWSYIALHDEVAAIRYLIDDDTLSGPFNLTAPEPLTNREITAAMARVLHRPAPFAVPAPVLRAVLGEMAGDVLGSQRVVPKRLLESGFRFAFPGIEEAIRAA, from the coding sequence ATGGAACGTCTCCGTATCGCGGTGGCCGGCGCGTCCGGGCTCATCGGCAGCGCTCTGGTGCGGTCCCTGACGGCGGACGGGCACGAGGTGGTCCGGCTGGTGCGCCGGGCGGCCACGGGTCCGGGCGAGGTCTGCTGGGACCCGGTCGGGCAGCACGTGGACGCGGTCGGGCTGACCGGCTGTGCCGCGGTGGTCGATCTGGCCGGGGCCGGGATCGGCGACCGCCGCTGGACACCGGCGTACAAGCGGCTGCTGCGGGACAGCCGGGTGCTGGGCACGGCCGCGCTGGCGGAGGCGGTGGCCGCGCTGCCGGAGCCGCCCCGGGTCTTCGTCAGCGGCAGCGCGATCGGTATCTACGGCGACACCGGCGACCGCGTGGTGGACGAGCAGGCGCCGCCGGGCGACGGCTTCCTGCCCTCGCTGTGCGTGGAGTGGGAGGAGGCGGCGGCGCCCGCGCAGGAGGCGGGCGTACGCACGGTGTTCGCGCGGACGGGGCTGGTGGTGGCCCGGGGCGGCGGGGCCTGGGGGCGGCTGTTCCCGCTGTTCCGCGCGGGGCTCGGGGGGCGGCTGGGTGACGGGCGGCAGTACTGGTCGTACATCGCGCTGCACGACGAGGTCGCCGCGATCCGGTATCTCATCGACGACGACACCCTGTCCGGGCCGTTCAACCTGACGGCCCCCGAGCCGCTGACGAACCGTGAGATCACGGCGGCGATGGCGCGCGTCCTGCACCGTCCGGCCCCGTTCGCGGTGCCTGCGCCGGTGCTGCGGGCGGTGCTGGGCGAGATGGCCGGGGATGTCCTGGGCAGCCAACGGGTGGTGCCGAAGCGGCTGTTGGAGTCGGGGTTCCGGTTCGCGTTCCCGGGCATCGAGGAGGCGATCCGAGCGGCCTGA
- a CDS encoding N-acetyltransferase family protein: MPEPSIRVAVAGDEEALALLDRATWSTLHAVSPQPEGPFFDERHVPQDYLVAEADGRVVGYVRIARPTPLASNAHVLQIQGLAVADEARGRGLGRALIRAAGEEARRRGARRLTLRVLGHNAPARALYESEGFAVEGVQPEEFLLDGAYVDDVLMGRKL; the protein is encoded by the coding sequence ATGCCGGAGCCATCCATACGCGTCGCCGTCGCCGGGGACGAGGAGGCACTCGCCCTCCTCGATCGCGCCACCTGGTCCACCCTGCACGCCGTCTCGCCGCAGCCGGAGGGGCCGTTCTTCGACGAGCGGCACGTCCCGCAGGACTACCTGGTCGCCGAGGCCGACGGCCGCGTCGTCGGCTACGTCCGCATCGCCCGCCCCACCCCGCTCGCCTCCAACGCGCATGTGCTCCAGATCCAGGGCCTCGCCGTCGCCGACGAGGCACGCGGGCGGGGCCTCGGGCGCGCGCTGATCCGGGCCGCGGGCGAGGAGGCCCGCAGGCGCGGTGCGCGGCGGCTGACCCTGCGCGTCCTCGGGCACAACGCCCCGGCCCGCGCGCTGTACGAGTCGGAGGGGTTCGCCGTCGAGGGCGTGCAGCCGGAGGAGTTCCTCCTCGACGGCGCCTACGTCGACGACGTACTCATGGGCCGGAAACTGTGA
- a CDS encoding MarP family serine protease: MDLLDLVLALVILVYAASGYRRGLVAGCVSLAGFVGGAAIGVWVLPWVTALAQRGTAQATVLAVATVLVPAVVGHELAGRLALRLRGELDRGPLRVVDGIGGAAANSIAVLIVAWVAASVLGAAPSQTLTTAIRNSTLLGAVQKAMPDTTPAWFSRATSALTEAGFPQVFNPFENESTARVARPSGDSVTPAATSAAKLSTVKIEGVSGNEGREGSGFVYSAQHVMTNAHVVAGIDQPSVRVGGVGRSYEARVVLFDPDRDVAVLYVPGLHAPVLRFDTTAARGDSAVVAGYPQDGGLNLQAATVASRVQATGQNIYNDATVTRDIYSIRSTVRPGNSGGPLLTKNGRVFGVVFARSTSDAETGYVLTADEVAGDAQRAATATVPVDTGQLVSS; this comes from the coding sequence GTGGACCTGCTCGACCTGGTGCTAGCGCTGGTGATCCTCGTCTACGCGGCGTCCGGATACCGGCGCGGCCTCGTGGCCGGCTGTGTCTCGCTGGCCGGGTTCGTCGGCGGCGCCGCCATCGGTGTGTGGGTGCTGCCCTGGGTGACCGCCCTGGCCCAGCGCGGCACGGCGCAGGCGACGGTGCTCGCGGTGGCGACGGTCCTGGTGCCGGCGGTGGTGGGGCACGAGCTGGCGGGCCGGCTGGCGCTGCGGCTGCGCGGGGAGCTGGACCGGGGCCCGCTGCGGGTCGTGGACGGGATAGGGGGCGCGGCGGCGAACTCGATCGCCGTGCTGATCGTCGCCTGGGTGGCGGCGAGCGTGCTGGGCGCGGCCCCGTCCCAGACGCTGACGACGGCGATACGGAACTCGACGCTGCTGGGTGCGGTGCAGAAGGCGATGCCGGACACCACGCCCGCGTGGTTCTCGCGGGCCACGTCGGCGCTGACCGAGGCGGGCTTCCCCCAGGTCTTCAACCCGTTCGAGAACGAGTCGACGGCCCGGGTCGCCCGCCCCTCCGGCGACAGCGTCACCCCGGCCGCGACGAGCGCGGCGAAGCTGAGCACGGTCAAGATCGAGGGCGTGTCGGGCAACGAGGGCCGCGAGGGCAGCGGTTTCGTCTACTCCGCACAGCACGTGATGACCAACGCCCATGTGGTGGCGGGCATCGACCAGCCGAGCGTCCGGGTGGGCGGGGTCGGGCGGTCGTACGAGGCCCGGGTGGTGCTCTTCGACCCCGACCGGGACGTGGCGGTGCTGTATGTGCCGGGTCTGCATGCCCCGGTGCTGCGCTTCGACACGACCGCGGCGCGCGGCGACTCGGCGGTGGTCGCGGGCTATCCGCAGGACGGGGGCCTGAATCTGCAGGCGGCGACGGTGGCGAGCCGGGTCCAGGCCACGGGGCAGAACATCTACAACGACGCCACGGTCACCCGGGACATCTACTCGATCCGCTCCACGGTCCGGCCGGGCAACTCCGGCGGCCCGCTGCTGACCAAGAACGGCAGGGTGTTCGGGGTGGTCTTCGCCCGCTCCACCTCGGACGCCGAGACGGGGTACGTGCTGACGGCGGACGAGGTGGCGGGCGACGCCCAGCGCGCGGCCACGGCGACGGTGCCGGTGGACACGGGCCAGCTGGTCAGCTCCTAG